In Sorghum bicolor cultivar BTx623 chromosome 8, Sorghum_bicolor_NCBIv3, whole genome shotgun sequence, one genomic interval encodes:
- the LOC8070389 gene encoding protein DETOXIFICATION 21, with product MEKSTGGANGGEAAEEAKVPLLQPRAAAVGGGGGDSKAAAEEEDRAAVAAEDASWSTLPLRRRAWEENKKLWVVAGPSIFTRFASFGVTVISQAFIGHIGATELAAYALVSTVLMRFSNGILLGMASALETLCGQSYGAKQYHMLGIYLQRSWIILFACSVVLLPVYLFTEPLLVALGQDPEISAVAGTISLWYIPVMFSYVWAFTLQMYLQAQSKNMIITYLAVLNLGLHLVLSWLLAVRLQLGLAGVMGSMVIAMWIPVFGQLAFVFFGGCPLTWTGFSSAAFADLGAIIKLSLSSGVMLCLELWYNTILVLLTGYMKNAEIALDALSICLNINGWEMMVSIGFLAAAGVRVANELGAGSARRAKFAIYNVVIISFSIGFVLFVLFLFFRGSLAYIFTESQAVAKAVADLSPLLAFSILLNSVQPVLSGVAVGAGWQSVVAYVNVTSYYLIGIPLGAVLGYVVGLHVKGIWIGMLLGTLVQTIVLLFITLRTDWEKQVVTAQERLKKWYMEENRRLQASRRNP from the exons ATGGAGAAGAGCACTGGCGGCGCTAATGGCGGagaggcggcggaggaggcgaAGGTGCCTCTGCTGCAGCCAAGGGCGGCGGCAgtaggaggcggaggaggagacagcaaggcggcggcggaggaggaggacagGGCGGCGGTGGCAGCGGAGGACGCGTCGTGGTCGACGCTGCCGCTGCGGCGGCGCGCGTGGGAGGAGAACAAGAAGCTGTGGGTGGTGGCGGGGCCGTCCATCTTCACGCGCTTCGCGTCCTTCGGCGTCACCGTCATCAGCCAGGCCTTCATCGGACACATCGGCGCCACCGAGCTCGCCGCCTACGCACTCGTCTCCACCGTCCTCATGAGGTTCAGCAACGGCATCCTG CTGGGCATGGCAAGTGCGCTGGAGACACTATGTGGGCAATCCTACGGCGCGAAGCAGTACCACATGCTGGGGATCTACCTGCAGCGGTCCTGGATCATCCTCTTCGCCTGCTCCGTCGTCCTTCTTCCAGTCTACCTCTTCACGGAGCCACTGCTAGTGGCGCTGGGCCAGGACCCGGAGATCTCGGCGGTGGCGGGGACCATCTCGCTGTGGTACATCCCCGTCATGTTCTCCTACGTCTGGGCATTCACGCTGCAGATGTACCTGCAGGCGCAGAGCAAGAACATGATCATCACCTACCTCGCCGTGCTCAACCTCGGCCTCCACCTCGTCCTGTCCTGGCTCCTGGCCGTCAGGCTCCAGCTCGGCCTCGCGGGTGTCATGGGGTCCATGGTCATCGCCATGTGGATCCCCGTGTTTGGGCAGCTCGCCTttgtcttctttggtggttgccCTCTCACGTGGACAGGCTTCTCGTCTGCTGCGTTTGCTGACCTTGGTGCCATCATCAAGCTCTCGCTATCTTCTGGTGTCATGCTCTG TTTGGAATTGTGGTACAACACCATATTGGTGCTCCTCACAGGATACATGAAGAATGCAGAGATTGCACTGGATGCCCTTTCGATATG CCTTAATATCAACGGTTGGGAGATGATGGTTTCTATTGGCTTTTTGGCTGCAGCAGG AGTGCGAGTGGCAAATGAGCTTGGAGCTGGAAGCGCAAGGAGGGCCAAGTTTGCGATTTACAATGTCGTCATCATTTCTTTCTCGATCGGATTTGTGTTGTTTGTGCTCTTCCTTTTCTTCCGTGGAAGCCTTGCCTACATATTTACTGAAAGTCAAGCGGTAGCTAAAGCAGTCGCCGACCTTTCGCCTCTGCTAGCCTTCTCCATATTGTTGAACAGTGTTCAACCAGTGCTATCAG GTGTCGCTGTTGGTGCGGGCTGGCAAAGTGTAGTCGCCTATGTTAATGTTACGTCATACTACCTGATTGGCATTCCTCTTGGAGCAGTCCTGGGCTATGTGGTGGGGCTTCATGTAAAG GGCATTTGGATCGGAATGCTGCTTGGAACACTAGTCCAAACTATTGTGCTTCTCTTCATAACGTTAAGGACTGACTGGGAAAAACAG GTGGTGACTGCTCAAGAGAGACTAAAGAAATGGTACATGGAAGAGAATAGAAGACTGCAGGCCTCTAGGAGAAATCCTTGA
- the LOC8071442 gene encoding uncharacterized protein LOC8071442, with the protein MPTPVKSVLPVVLLGCGGVGRYLLRHIVSCRPLHANQGVAIRVVGVADSSSLLVAEDVHSNGLDDALLTQLCAAKSAGSPLSSLLAQGHCQLFKNPEARGKVIDAATTLGRTTGLVLVDCSATYDTVSLLNDAVGHGCCIVLANKKPLTGAYEDFQKLVSNFRRIRFESTVGAGLPVIASVTRIIASGDPVSRIVGSLSGTLGYVMSELEDGKKFSEVVKNAKSLGYTEPDPRDDLGGMDVARKALILARLLGQQISMENINVESLYPSELGPDAVSTKDFLESGLVQLDKSMEERVKAAASRGNVLRYVAEIESTGCQVGLKELPKDSALGRLRGSDNVVEIYSRCYQSSPLVIQGAGAGNDTTAAGVLADIIDLQDLFQTTA; encoded by the exons ATGCCGACGCCGGTGAAGTCGGTGCTTCCCGTGGTGCTCCTCGGCTGCGGCGGCGTCGGCCGCTACCTCCTCCGCCACATCGTCTCCTGCCGCCCCCTCCACGCCAACCAG GGCGTGGCCATCCGGGTGGTGGGCGTCGCCGATAGCTCCTCCCTGCTCGTCGCCGAAGATGTCCACTCCAACGGCCTCGACGACGCGCTCCTCACCCAGCTCTGCGCCGCCAAGTCCGCCGGCTCTCCCCTCTCCTCCCTGCTTGCCCAAG GGCACTGTCAGCTGTTCAAGAATCCTGAGGCTAGGGGCAAAGTCATAGACGCCGCTACCACACTTGGAAGAACAACTG GTCTGGTGCTAGTTGACTGTTCTGCAACTTATGACACTGTTAGTCTGCTGAATGATGCTGTGGGTCATGGATGCTGTATTGTATTGGCAAACAAGAAACCTCTTACCGGTGCTTAT GAGGATTTTCAGAAGTTGGTCTCCAACTTCCGTCGGATAAGATTCGAATCTACT GTTGGAGCAGGTTTGCCTGTGATAGCTTCTGTAACCCGTATTATTGCATCTGGAGATCCTGTTTCTCGTATTGTTGGCAGTTTGAGTG GTACACTTGGGTATGTGATGAGTGAGCTTGAGGATGGAAAGAAATTTAGTGAAGTTGTAAAAAATGCCAAGTCTCTTGGCTATACAGAACCAG ATCCACGTGATGATCTTGGTGGAATGGATGTGGCTAGAAAG GCATTGATCCTGGCTAGGCTTCTGGGCCAACAGATAAGCATGGAGAATATCAAT GTTGAGAGTTTATATCCTAGCGAATTAGGACCTGATGCAGTGTCCACAAAGGACTTCCTTGAGAGTGGTTTAGTGCAACTTGACAAGAGCATGGAAGAAAGAGTCAAAGCAGCAGCATCGAGAGGAAACGTTCTTCGCTACGTAGCTGAGATTGAAAGCACAGG GTGCCAAGTAGGCCTTAAAGAGCTCCCAAAGGATTCTGCACTGGGTAGATTGAGGGGAAGTGACAATGTG GTGGAGATATACAGCAGATGTTACCAGAGCTCCCCTCTGGTGATCCAGGGCGCAGGAGCTGGCAATGACACCACTGCCGCCGGCGTCCTTGCTGATATAATTGACCTCCAAGACCTGTTCCAGACAACGGCATGA